One Rosa chinensis cultivar Old Blush chromosome 5, RchiOBHm-V2, whole genome shotgun sequence genomic region harbors:
- the LOC112166213 gene encoding non-specific lipid transfer protein GPI-anchored 6: MSNSEKFSVGISCIFVVVMMLAGFGSSDIDQDRAQCADQLIGLAPCLPYVGGEKDAKTPTIDCCTGLKQVDAKSHRCLCVLIKDHNDPKLGLNINATLALMLPGACHVPVNITSCVDLLHLDPKSADGKMFLGYAEKTKAVNSTSAPISSGNSTSSGTVSQEMSDGWSLGKGLMGIEMLFVISMCFYISHLVFYV, translated from the exons ATGAGTAACTCAGAGAAGTTCAGTGTGGGGATCTCATGTATAtttgtggtggtgatgatgcTAGCTGGTTTTGGAAGCTCAGACATAGACCAAGACAGGGCGCAATGTGCAGACCAGCTAATAGGGCTTGCTCCATGTCTTCCTTATGTTGGTGGTGAAAAAGATGCCAAAACTCCCACAATAGACTGCTGCACTGGCCTGAAACAGGTGGATGCAAAGAGCCACAGATGCCTCTGTGTTCTGATTAAGGACCACAACGATCCTAAACTCGGGCTCAACATCAACGCTACGCTTGCTTTGATGCTCCCTGGTGCCTGCCATGTACCAGTTAACATAACTAGCTGTGTTG ATCTCTTGCATTTGGATCCAAAATCGGCAGACGGTAAGATGTTCTTGGGATATGCAGAGAAGACTAAAGCTGTTAACAGTACTAGTGCTCCTATTTCCAGTG GAAACTCTACAAGCAGTGGTACAGTTTCTCAAGAAATGAGTGATGGTTGGAGCCTGGGAAAAGGATTGATGGGAATAGAGATGCTTTTTGTGATCTCAATGTGCTTTTATATTTCTCACCTTGTGTTCTATGTTTAA
- the LOC121049307 gene encoding tyrosine-sulfated glycopeptide receptor 1-like: MLDLSSNSFNGEVPSSFFQRAWNLTSFNISNNTFKGSIPSSLCFTSSSLIRVLDFSFNKFNGSISPGLGDCSKLKVFRAGNNNLSGILPEDMYNVTTLEQISLPLNSLYGVLSGRILNLTNLAILDLQFNQFSGVLPLHFGKLSKLKLLLLQINNLRGSLPPSLMNCTSLIELNLGTNHFEGDLSMYNFSKLSRLRKLDLLKNQFTGTFPTSLYSCKFLKAIRLSANDIVGQIQPEILSLKSLSFLSLALNRLTNITGAIKILMHCKSLRFLSLASSFEEEEVPADFGMADFDGFQNLVFLDLSHNEVTGQIPIWLFKLKKLEVLNLNSNKFTGPIPSLLWTLPRLFFVNLGFNLISGEFPKELCSLPMLVSQNNNLSTDDLELPIYSTKDGGKTGVQYNSNLLYYPRTIDLASNSLTGNIPIEIGQLQLLRELFLENNFFTGKIPNQISNLKQLAYLDLSMNHFSGNIPASLTSLNFLADFNVSFNNLEGQIPTGTQFQSFSASAFEGNPNLCGSPLPNKCQPPPIDGDDNNSRDVNSEHQVPWILVSAVPGFVVGFWAVCGSLIFIKTWRYAYFRFLDNAYDSLYVMIAVGIKRM; encoded by the coding sequence ATGCTGGATTTGTCCAGCAATTCTTTCAATGGTGAGgttccttcttctttcttccaaAGAGCTTGGAATTTGACTAGTTTCAATATAAGCAATAATACCTTTAAAGGATCCATCCCATCCTCCCTCTGTTTcacttcttcttcattgatcagGGTGTTGgatttttctttcaataaatTCAACGGCAGTATATCTCCCGGACTAGGGGATTGTTCCAAGCTTAAGGTGTTTCGTGCTGGGAATAATAAcctctccggaatacttccagaAGATATGTATAATGTTACCACTCTTGAACAAATTTCATTACCTCTCAATTCACTTTACGGAGTCCTTAGTGGTCGCATTCTCAACCTCACAAACCTGGCAATCCTTGACCTCCAGTTTAATCAATTTAGCGGTGTGCTCCCTCTCCATTTTGGGAAGCTCTCCAAGTTGAAACTGTTGCTTCTTCAGATCAACAATCTAAGAGGCTCTCTGCCCCCATCTTTGATGAATTGCACAAGCCTTATAGAACTAAATTTAGGAACCAATCACTTCGAAGGGGATTTGTCCATGTATAATTTCTCCAAACTTAGTAGGCTTCGTAAACTGGACCTGTTGAAGAATCAGTTCACAGGTACCTTCCCCACAAGCCTATACTCATGCAAGTTTCTCAAAGCAATTCGACTTAGTGCAAATGATATTGTGGGACAAATACAACCTGAAATTCTATCATTGAAATCCTTGTCCTTCCTCTCGCTTGCTCTCAATAGATTGACCAATATCACAGGGGCAATCAAGATACTCATGCATTGCAAAAGTCTCAGATTCCTATCCTTAGCATCTAGTTTTGAAGAGGAGGAAGTTCCAGCTGATTTTGGCATGgctgattttgatggattccaAAATCTTGTATTTTTGGATTTGAGTCACAACGAGGTCACCGGTCAAATACCTATATGGTTATTTAAGCTCAAGAAGCTGGAGGTCTTAAATCTGAATTCAAATAAATTCACAGGGCCAATTCCAAGTCTGCTATGGACTCTTCCTAGGCTCTTTTTCGTAAACTTGGGATTCAACCTCATTTCTGGTGAATTTCCAAAGGAACTTTGCAGCCTGCCAATGCTGGTATCTCAAAACAACAACTTGTCCACTGATGATCTTGAATTGCCTATCTACTCCACAAAAGATGGTGGCAAGACAGGTGTACAATACAATTCTAATTTGTTGTACTATCCACGGACAATAGACCTAGCCAGCAATAGCTTAACTGGAAATATACCGATTGAGATTGGCCAATTGCAGCTTCTCCGTGAGTTGTTCCTTGAAAACAATTTCTTCACCGGCAAGATTCCAAACCAAATATCCAACCTCAAACAGTTGGCATATTTGGATCTCTCCATGAATCATTTCTCTGGAAATATACCAGCATCATTAACAAGCCTTAATTTCTTGGCAGATTTTAATGTCTCGTTCAATAATCTGGAAGGCCAGATACCAACAGGCACTCAGTTCCAAAGCTTCAGTGCATCTGCATTTGAGGGGAATCCCAACCTTTGTGGTTCTCCACTTCCAAATAAGTGCCAACCACCTCCAATTGATGGAGATGATAACAACAGTAGAGATGTCAACAGTGAGCATCAAGTTCCATGGATTTTAGTTTCTGCTGTGCCTGGGTTTGTTGTAGGATTTTGGGCAGTATGTGGTTCTTTGATATTTATCAAGACGTGGAGATATGCTTATTTCCGATTCCTCGATAATGCATACGATAGCCTCTATGTGATGATAGCTGTGGGGATCAAAAGGATGTAG
- the LOC112164929 gene encoding uncharacterized protein LOC112164929, whose amino-acid sequence MAPFPKPHPGLIPILLLLLLSTAASPSLSLSSDSSASVFELLPKYGLPSGLLPASVSNYTLSADDGRFVVVLEKPCYIQFEYLVYYETRITGKLSYGAITELKGIQVQRLFFWFDVDEIRVDLPPSDSIYFTVGIINKKLDVDQFQSVHSCRDGLSGSGSGSCLGSLKRVIQLPSPLEEEIKMLLTE is encoded by the exons ATGGCTCCATTTCCAAAACCCCATCCGGGTCTAATCccaatcctcctcctcctcctcctctccacCGCCGCAAgcccctctctttctctctcctccgactCCTCCGCCTCGGTCTTCGAGCTCTTACCCAAATATGGGCTCCCCAGTGGGCTCCTACCCGCCTCGGTTTCCAACTACACGTTGTCCGCCGACGACGGCCGATTCGTCGTCGTTTTGGAGAAGCCGTGCTATATCCAGTTCGAGTACTTGGTGTACTACGAGACCCGCATCACCGGAAAGCTGAGCTACGGCGCGATCACGGAGCTGAAGGGCATTCAGGTCCAAAGATTGTTCTTTTGGTTCGACGTCGACGAGATCAGGGTCGATTTGCCGCCGTCCGATAGTATTTACTTCACCGTTGGGATCATCAACAAGAAGCTCGATGTCGATCAGTTCCAGAGCGTTCATTCTTGCCGCGACGGGCTTTCGGGTTCGGGTTCGGGTTCTTGCCTCGGGTCCTTGAAACGGGTCATTCAG CTTCCATCTCCGCTGGAAGAAGAGATAAAGATGCTACTTACTGAGTAG